From one Salvelinus sp. IW2-2015 linkage group LG11, ASM291031v2, whole genome shotgun sequence genomic stretch:
- the LOC111969767 gene encoding caM kinase-like vesicle-associated protein: protein MPFGCLTLGENKDYNNPSEVTDKYDLGQIVKSEEFCEIFRAKDKNTLKMFTCKKFLKKDGRKVRKAAKNEILILNMVKHHNILQLVDVFETRKEYFLFLELATGREVFDWILDQGYYSEKDTSNVVRQVLEAVAYLHSQRIVHRNLKLENLVYFNRLKHSKIVISDFHLAKLESGLIKDPCGTPEYLAPEVVGRQRYGRPVDCWAIGVIMYILLSGNPPFYDETEDEDYDNHDKNLFRKILSGDYEFDSPYWDDISDSAKSLVSCLMEVEQDQRLTAQEAINHEWISGNAASNKNIRDGVCGQIEKNFAKAKWKKAVRVTTLMKRLRAPEQSDSGASSPVPGATAGPVTPSNTPVPPADGSEGNPASTEASLTLQVPNSQKAPAIITPGSPSQLQPSPAPEEPEAEPLERCNGDSAAPLQTPPQTQEDQNG, encoded by the exons ATGCCATTTGGCTGTTTGACACTCGGGGAGAATAAGGATTACAACAATCCCTCAGAGGTGACCGATAAATATGACCTTGGACAAATTGTCAAATC GGAGGAGTTCTGTGAGATCTTCAGAGCGAAGGATAAGAACACACTCAAAATGTTCACCTGTAAAAAGTTCTTGAAAAAGGACGGGAGGAAAGTGAGGAAAGCTGCCAAGAATGAGATTCTAATCTTGAATAT GGTAAAACATCATAACATCCTCCAGCTGGTTGATGTCTTTGAAACTAGAAAGGAGTACTTCCTCTTCCTGGAGCT AGCTACAGGCAGAGAGGTCTTTGACTGGATCTTAGACCAAGGCTACTACTCAGAGAAGGACACCAGCAACGTTGTCAGACAGGTGTTGGAAGCCGTGGCCTATTTGCACTCCCAGAGAATCGTCCACAGGAACCTCAAG CTGGAGAACTTGGTGTACTTCAACCGCCTGAAGCACTCCAAAATAGTGATCAGTGACTTCCACCTGGCCAAGCTGGAGAGCGGACTCATCAAGGACCCCTGTGGAACCCCAGAGTACCTTG CTCCTGAGGTGGTGGGTCGTCAGAGGTACGGAAGGCCAGTGGATTGCTGGGCCATCGGGGTCATCATGTATATTCT CCTGTCAGGAAACCCCCCTTTCTATGACGAAACGGAAGATGAAGACTACGATAATCACGACAAAAACCTTTTCCGCAAGATTCTGTCGGGAGACTATGAGTTTGACTCACCGTACTGGGATGATATATCTGACTCAG CGAAAAGCCTGGTGTCATGTCTGATGGAAGTGGAGCAGGATCAAAGACTGACTGCACAGGAGGCCATCAACCATGAATG GATTTCTGGGAATGCAGCCTCCAACAAGAACATCAGGGATGGAGTGTGTGGGCAAATTGAAAAGAACTTTGCTAAAGCCAAGTGGAAG AAAGCTGTAAGGGTCACAACCCTGATGAAGAGGCTTCGAGCTCCAGAACAGAGTGACTCCGGTGCCTCCAGCCCAGTTCCAGGGGCCACTGCTGGCCCTGTCACCCCGAGCAACACTCCAGTACCCCCAGCTGATGGGTCTGAGGGCAACCCTGCCAGCACAGAGGCCTCACTCACCCTCCAGGTTCCCAATTCACAGAAGGCACCCGCCATCATCACTCCTGGTTCCCCCTCCCAGctccagcccagcccagctccTGAGGAGCCAGAGGCTGAGCCCTTGGAACGGTGTAACGGGGACTCAGCAGCACCACTCCAAACACCCCCACAAACACAGGAGGATCAGAATGGCTAG